In Pseudomonas asiatica, the following are encoded in one genomic region:
- a CDS encoding cytochrome-c peroxidase, whose amino-acid sequence MLVVLPAWVLAQSIGGPLTPLPAVPELDPARVELGRKLFNDSRLSLDNSQSCADCHRLDRGGADGQARSPGADGKPLPVHTPSVFNASLNFLQFWDGRAQSFDGLVHLATGNTDGKEDGWATVVQRIADDPAYQTGFAEAYGKPVTAIDVKDALVTYQRTLLTPDSRFDRYLKGDTSSLSLEEKHGYQRFQEYGCIACHQGVNIGGNMLQKFGVFDDYFTNRGSVTLADQGLYNVTGDPDDLHLFKVPSLRNVEVTAPYFHDGSAPTLEAAVDAMFHYQLGRTPSDDDKALIIKFLQTLTGQWEGKPL is encoded by the coding sequence ATGCTTGTGGTTTTGCCGGCATGGGTGCTGGCCCAGAGCATTGGTGGGCCGCTCACGCCATTGCCGGCGGTGCCTGAGCTTGACCCTGCCCGGGTGGAACTGGGGCGCAAACTGTTCAATGACTCGCGATTGTCCCTCGATAACAGCCAGTCCTGTGCTGATTGCCATCGCCTGGATCGTGGTGGCGCGGACGGGCAGGCGCGCTCGCCTGGTGCAGATGGCAAACCCTTGCCAGTTCACACACCCAGCGTCTTCAACGCCAGCCTGAACTTCCTGCAGTTCTGGGATGGGCGCGCGCAATCGTTTGACGGCCTGGTGCACCTGGCAACCGGTAATACGGACGGCAAAGAAGATGGCTGGGCTACCGTGGTCCAACGAATTGCTGACGATCCGGCTTACCAGACGGGGTTCGCCGAAGCCTATGGCAAACCAGTGACCGCCATCGATGTCAAAGATGCCCTGGTTACGTACCAGCGTACCCTGCTGACACCCGATTCACGCTTCGATCGCTATCTGAAAGGAGATACCAGCAGCCTCAGCCTGGAAGAGAAGCATGGCTATCAGCGCTTCCAGGAGTACGGTTGTATAGCCTGCCACCAGGGTGTGAATATCGGCGGCAACATGCTGCAGAAGTTCGGTGTTTTCGATGATTATTTCACCAACCGTGGCAGTGTTACCTTGGCAGATCAGGGGCTCTACAACGTGACAGGTGATCCGGACGATCTCCACCTGTTCAAAGTTCCAAGCCTGCGAAACGTGGAGGTGACTGCCCCTTACTTTCATGATGGTTCGGCGCCCACCTTGGAAGCAGCCGTCGATGCCATGTTTCATTATCAGTTGGGACGTACGCCGAGCGACGATGATAAAGCGCTGATCATCAAGTTTCTCCAGACCCTCACCGGCCAATGGGAGGGTAAACCGCTATGA
- a CDS encoding DAHL domain-containing protein: MRLNARRSLLLLAACAMSLASVLVYLYWMSRSDESGNYAQARDLIRQIKQYDAQWEGAVLKARTTTNYNYDPLVLPLIEMKRLWREFGTLEGRHQKTEMLAWQKAFRDYQQAFDDKVLLVSRFKTHNAILRNSLAFLPAAADVIQVHLRRLVDADTVRLRRITSDTYDLMLSSLEFAHATTDEKAADILVGLNNLSVNKERLPVNFQVPIDTISKHIELILREQPKVDQLLEAIEAVPIAESLDAIALMLDRDEQAAALTAQRYHFYLLVFSTLLVLLLLYMGMWLMRSYAEINRVNRALVSANDELEQRVERRTQALTQASAALQREVDERRLLENQLVQSEKLASLGQLAAGVAHEVNNPIGFVSSNLGALDDYFGRLQDMLKAYADAENTLVPNALGAELAKLRTEIELDYLLEDIPALIRESKDGISRVARIVKDLKDFSRVETSHDWQVSDLHQGIESTLNIVASELRHKADLVKDYSPLPPVECLPSQINQVIMNLLVNATQAMGAERGRITLRTGASDKWVWIEVADNGCGIPGESLQKIFDPFYTTKPIGQGTGLGLSLSYGIIKRHGGEIRVDSEVGVGTTFRVELPIHQARLA, translated from the coding sequence ATGAGGTTGAACGCTCGGCGCAGTCTGCTGCTGTTGGCTGCGTGCGCCATGTCGCTGGCTTCCGTGCTGGTCTACCTGTACTGGATGTCCAGGTCCGATGAGAGTGGCAACTACGCCCAGGCGCGCGATCTGATTCGCCAGATCAAGCAGTACGATGCACAGTGGGAGGGGGCAGTGCTCAAGGCGCGCACCACCACCAATTACAACTACGACCCGCTGGTGCTGCCGTTGATTGAAATGAAGCGCCTATGGCGGGAGTTCGGCACGCTGGAAGGGCGTCATCAAAAAACAGAAATGCTCGCTTGGCAAAAGGCTTTTCGCGATTACCAACAGGCCTTTGACGACAAGGTCCTGCTGGTCTCGCGCTTCAAGACGCACAATGCGATCCTGCGAAATTCCCTGGCTTTTCTCCCGGCTGCGGCCGATGTGATACAGGTGCACCTTCGTCGATTGGTTGATGCCGATACAGTGCGTCTGCGCAGAATCACCAGCGATACCTACGACCTGATGCTGAGCAGCCTTGAGTTTGCCCATGCCACAACAGATGAAAAAGCTGCCGACATCCTTGTCGGACTGAACAACCTTTCGGTCAACAAGGAGCGCTTGCCTGTCAATTTTCAGGTGCCCATCGATACCATCAGCAAACACATTGAGTTGATTCTTCGTGAGCAACCCAAGGTCGATCAACTACTTGAAGCGATCGAGGCGGTTCCGATCGCCGAGAGTCTGGACGCCATTGCGCTGATGCTGGACCGTGACGAGCAAGCAGCAGCGCTGACGGCTCAGCGATACCATTTCTACCTGTTGGTGTTTTCCACCCTGCTGGTATTGCTATTGCTGTACATGGGGATGTGGCTGATGCGTAGCTACGCCGAAATAAACCGTGTAAACCGAGCGCTGGTGAGTGCCAACGACGAATTGGAACAGCGGGTCGAACGGCGTACCCAGGCACTTACCCAAGCCAGCGCAGCACTGCAGCGCGAGGTGGATGAACGCCGATTGCTCGAGAACCAGTTGGTCCAGTCCGAAAAGCTCGCCTCGCTCGGTCAACTGGCAGCCGGCGTAGCCCATGAAGTCAACAACCCGATTGGGTTTGTCTCTTCCAACCTCGGTGCACTGGACGACTATTTCGGCCGTTTGCAGGACATGCTGAAGGCATATGCTGACGCGGAAAATACCCTGGTTCCGAACGCGCTCGGCGCGGAGCTGGCGAAGTTGCGCACGGAAATCGAGCTGGATTACTTGCTGGAGGATATTCCGGCGCTGATCCGCGAATCCAAGGACGGTATCAGCCGCGTTGCGCGGATCGTCAAGGACCTCAAGGACTTTTCGCGAGTAGAGACCAGCCATGACTGGCAAGTGTCAGACTTGCATCAAGGCATAGAGTCAACGCTGAACATCGTTGCCAGCGAACTCAGGCACAAGGCGGACCTTGTCAAGGATTACAGCCCATTGCCGCCGGTCGAATGCCTGCCTTCACAGATCAATCAGGTAATCATGAATCTGCTGGTCAATGCCACCCAGGCGATGGGGGCCGAGCGTGGCAGAATTACCCTGCGAACCGGTGCCAGTGACAAGTGGGTATGGATCGAAGTCGCAGACAATGGTTGTGGCATTCCTGGCGAAAGCCTGCAAAAGATCTTCGATCCGTTCTACACGACGAAGCCCATCGGCCAGGGCACCGGGCTGGGATTGTCACTTTCGTACGGAATCATCAAGCGTCATGGTGGCGAGATCCGCGTAGACAGCGAGGTGGGAGTCGGTACGACATTCAGGGTCGAACTGCCCATCCATCAGGCCCGGTTGGCCTGA